The Magnolia sinica isolate HGM2019 chromosome 10, MsV1, whole genome shotgun sequence genome includes a window with the following:
- the LOC131257604 gene encoding putative disease resistance protein At1g50180, whose translation MVAVEAVVSQLLKKLADPLISLYDVDDKVELLVIQFRVMQCFLKDADARQERNEGVKNWVLNVRDAAYEAEDVIDNFIYKVARLKRTGFMGCITRYACIFCELIARYKLSSDIERINNKFRVISESRSALRIKDISQEAAGTSSAGPSLQEWRLTSPLSQEPDFVGFENDLEILVDRLTNGELRRRVVSVVGMGGLGKTTLTKKVYNDSRVKAHFQSFAWISVSQEFGLRDLLLDFINCYMELSKEELKRVKKMNVSQLRNKISEYLEGKKYLMVVDDIWSNEAWDALKDAFPDVSNGSRIMLTTRNKDTALHADAASRPHHLRFLNNEESWKLFCKKVFLGGDGSCPQQFETLGREIVENCYGLPLAIIVIGGLLSRKEPWEWENVPKSIHWQLSTEKHPVYEILSLSYKDLPYYLKSCFLYLGSFPEDYEFQTKDLIRLWTAEGLLEERGEETFEEVGEDYLQELVRRSLVQVTSRRSSGRIKSCRVHDLLRDLSIAKAREGKFLEVHRGNVNNRPASGARRLAIHNNDLRTLEKLPESREFSTYLSKLTLALSFLDQDPMATLEKLENLRILRLFGNAYWGKEMACTAKGFPRLEFLHLEELGQLEEWKVAKGALPSLLRLRIFNCQFLKMLPEGLQHVTTLQKLQLQVMPVEFNKRLRKGKGEDWHKIRHIPSININEWRDCDDPHLRRDEMDVENGGTGVYFP comes from the exons ATGGTCGCTGTTGAGGCTGTTGTTTCGCAACTTCTCAAAAAACTCGCTGATCCCCTCATTTCCTTATATGATGTTGACGACAAAGTCGAATTGCTCGTCATACAATTTAGGGTTATGCAATGCTTCTTGAAAGACGCAGACGCCAGACAAGAAAGAAATGAAGGTGTGAAGAACTGGGTGCTGAACGTGAGAGATGCTGCATACGAAGCTGAAGACGTCATCGACAACTTTATCTACAAGGTAGCACGCTTGAAGCGAACAGGATTTATGGGCTGCATTACAAGGTACGCTTGCATCTTCTGTGAGTTGATAGCTCGCTATAAGTTGAGCTCGGATATCGAACGGATAAACAATAAGTTCCGTGTTATCTCCGAAAGTAGGTCGGCTTTAAGAATTAAAGATATAAGCCAGGAAGCTGCAGGGACAAGCTCCGCCGGTCCCAGCCTCCAAGAATGGAGGCTCACTTCTCCTCTTTCTCAAGAACCAGATTTTGTTGGTTTTGAGAATGATTTGGAGATATTGGTGGACCGACTGACCAACGGGGAGTTGCGCCGTCGTGTTGTTTCTGTAGTTGGAATGGGTGGTCTCGGTAAGACCACTCTTACCAAGAAAGTTTATAACGACAGTCGTGTTAAAGCACATTTTCAATCTTTTGCATGGATCTCTGTATCGCAAGAGTTTGGTCTGAGAGATCTTCTTTTGGACTTCATAAATTGCTATATGGAGCTCTCAAAGGAGGAGCTTAAGAGAGTAAAAAAAATGAATGTCTCACAGCTGAGGAATAAAATTTCAGAGTATTTGGAAGGGAAGAAATAcctgatggtggtagatgatatATGGTCAAACGAAGCTTGGGATGCTCTCAAGGATGCTTTCCCAGATGTGAGCAATGGAAGTAGGATCATGCTCACCACGCGCAACAAAGACACAGCTTTGCATGCAGATGCAGCCAGCCGGCCCCATCACCTGCGATTTCTAAACAATGAAGAGAGCTGGAAACTGTTCTGCAAGAAAGTATTCCTAGGGGGAGATGGCAGTTGCCCTCAgcaatttgagactttgggaaGGGAGATTGTGGAAAATTGCTATGGTCTACCTCTTGCGATCATAGTCATTGGGGGCCTCTTATCAAGAAAAGAACCATGGGAATGGGAGAATGTTCCCAAGAGCATTCACTGGCAACTAAGCACAGAAAAACATCCAGTCTATGAAATATTATCTTTGAGTTATAAAGATCTGCCTTATTACTTAAAATCGTGTTTTCTATACCTAGGCAGTTTTCCAGAGGACTATGAATTCCAAACCAAGGATTTGATTCGGCTGTGGACTGCAGAAGGGTTGCTTGAAGAGAGAGGGGAAGAAACATTCGAAGAGGTTGGAGAAGATTATCTGCAGGAGTTGGTTCGTAGAAGTTTGGTTCAAGTCACGAGCAGACGTTCAAGTGGGCGTATTAAAAGTTGTCGCGTCCATGATCTGTTGCGGGATCTCTCCATTGCAAAAGCTAGGGAAGGTAAATTTCTCGAAGTTCACCGTGGGAATGTGAATAATCGTCCTGCTTCTGGTGCTCGTCGACTTGCAATTCACAATAACGACTTAA GAACGTTAGAGAAGTTACCCGAGTCTCGTGAATTCTCAACATATCTCAGCAAGCTCACCTTGGCACTATCCTTTTTAGATCAAGATCCAATGGCTACGTTGGAGAAGTTGGAAAACCTTCGCATTCTCAGATTGTTTGGTAATGCATATTGGGGAAAGGAAATGGCTTGTACTGCAAAAGGGTTTCCTCGACTGGAATTCTTACATCTTGAAGAATTAGGTCAGTTAGAGGAGTGGAAAGTGGCGAAAGGAGCTTTGCCTAGTCTTTTACGTTTAAGGATCTTCAACTGCCAGTTTTTGAAGATGCTTCCGGAAGGACTGCAACACGTCACTACCCTCCAGAAACTGCAGTTGCAGGTAATGCCTGTCGAATTCAACAAAAGGCTTCGAAAGGGCAAAGGAGAGGATTGGCATAAGATTCGGCACATACCCTCCATCAACATCAATGAATG GAGAGACTGTGATGACCCACACTTGCGACGTGATGAGATGGATGTGGAGAATGGTGGCACAGGAGTCTATTTTCCTTAA
- the LOC131257738 gene encoding putative disease resistance RPP13-like protein 3: MVLSKEERELVEKMDVDELRNKISEYLKQKRYLIVLDDVWTKEAWDALKDAFPDMNNGSRVMLTTRNKDVALYADAQSQPYELRFLNNEESWELFCKKTFSGQDGVCPQDLEELGRQIVDKCHCLPLAIVVVRGLLSRKEAREWEKVRKSISWQFVEGEYKISGILSLSYKDLPYNLKPCFLFLGNFPEDYEFHTKELIRMWAAEGLLQQRGRNTGGG; encoded by the coding sequence ATGGTGCTGTCTAAAGAAGAGCGGGAATTGGTGGAGAAAATGGATGTTGATGAGCTGAGGAACAAGATCTCTGAGTATCTGAAACAGAAGAGATACCTGATAGTACTAGATGATGTATGgacaaaagaagcatgggatgctTTGAAGGATGCATTTCCGGATATGAACAATGGCAGTAGGGTCATGCTCACGACTCGAAACAAAGATGTAGCTTTATATGCAGATGCACAAAGCCAGCCCTATGAACTTCGATTTCTAAACAATGAAGAAAGCTGGGAATTGTTTTGCAAGAAAACATTCTCAGGACAAGATGGTGTTTGCCCTCAGGATTTGGAGGAGCTGGGAAGACAGATTGTAGACAAATGCCATTGTCTACCTCTTGCTATCGTAGTCGTCAGAGGGCTCTTATCAAGAAAAGAAGCAAGAGAGTGGGAGAAAGTACGCAAGAGCATCAGCTGGCAGTTTGTCGAGGGAGAATACAAAATCTCGGGCATATTATCTTTGAGCTATAAAGATCTGCCCTATAACTTGAAACCATGTTTTCTTTTTCTGGGCAATTTTCCAGAGGACTATGAATTCCACACCAAGGAATTGATTCGGATGTGGGCTGCTGAAGGGCTCCTTCAACAGAGGGGAAGAAACACTGGAGGAGGTTAG